GGGGAAATGAGGCCTTGGCATATTCAATGTAACGCCCCAGGGCATCATCGATACGAACTGCCTTGCCCACTTCACTTGCCTTGGGCCGGAGACTTTCAACATCGCCGCCAAAAACAAGTTCTTCGATCCGTGCCTCCACCCGGTCATCCAGCTTATAACCGTCCGCTCGAAAGAACTTAATCCCATTATCGTCGTAGGGATTGTGCGAAGCCGTAATGACAATGCCCGCGTCCGCACGCAAGCTGCGGGTCACATAGGCGACTCCGGGCGTCGGCAATGGGCCAATGAAAAGCACATCCACTCCCATCGAGAGTATTCCCGCCGAGATGGCATTCTCGAGCATGTAGCCCGAGAGCCGGGTATCCTTGCCAATAACAATCTTGTGTTTACCCCGGCCGCGTGATTGCGATTCGAGATTTTTAAACACGTATCCGGCAGCCCGTCCAAGTTTCAATGCCGTTTCGGCGGTAACTGGCTCCACGTTGGCTGTTCCGCGTACTCCATCAGTACCAAATATTTTCTTCGGGGCAATCATTTCGATATTCTTTCTTGCTGAATTATTTTTGGCCAGTTATTCGCTCCACACTGACATAAATCGGTTTTGTGCTCACGACCTTCAGGTCTTTGGGAACCTGCACTTGAATGTCTTTCCTAAATTCCTTTTCTTCCGCCGCTTCGCTTACATCCACCACGGCCTGTATCTGCTTGGTTTGCAGTTTCTCCAGCACATCGGCAGTGCCGCTGACTTCAACAGTGACTGTCACCGGGCTGATCCGGTATCGATTCGTATTGGCAGCCGAGGTTTGTAAAATGATCGGAATCGATGCAAAGCTTCGCGTGCTGGTCGTAATCACCGGCGATTGCCTCAGGGTCTGATCCTTCTGGAAGGCAGTTTGAATGGTAAACCACGTAAGCGCCGCCAGCAACACGGACAAAAGCTTCCACCAGAAATTATGTAAAATGTAATCGCGTGCTGCCATGCCTATTTGGAGCCGGCTTTTACTGCCGGGGCTTGCGGAATATGCCGCTCACCGATCAATTTACGAAGCCACTCAATCAAACTGCGGGATCTGCCACTCTTGACGAATACCGAAGTCAGGAATGCGCGCAGTTCTTCCTGGGTCACTCCGCGCACGAGTTGCCCCTTGTACGCATAAGAGGTGAGCCCCGTTTCCTCGGAAACCACCACCACAATGGCATCCGTTTCTTCCGTTAATCCAATCGCCGCCCGGTGACGTGTGCCAAGGGTTTTGTTCAGGTCCTGACGTTGGGTGAGTGGAAAAATGCAGGCGGCATAAGTGATGCGGTCTCCCTTGATGATCACTCCCCCATCATGAATGGCATTGTTGGGAAAGAAAATGGTTTCCAGCATTTCAGGCGTGGCCTCGCAATCGACCACAAGGCCGGATTCCACCACCTCCTGCAGTTGAATGGCTTGCTCCAGGGCAATCAGCGCTCCAATTTTTACCTCCGCCAACCGCTCCACGGTTTGAATGATGACTTCAATGTTCTCACGCTGTTCCCGTGCCGTGTAGAAGAGGCGCAGGTTTCCCAACTCTGAAAGCATGCGCCGCAACTCAGGTTGGAAGATCACCAGAATGGCGAATGCCGAGAAAGCGAAGAATTTACCCAGGAGCCAGCTAACCACCTCCAGCTTTAGGACCCAACTGACAATCGTAAAAAGAAAGAGCAGCAGAAAGCCGATGATCACGGACCACCCGCGTGATCCCTTCACGAGCATGAAGGTATAGTAGATCCCTATCGCGAGGAGCGATATCTCCAACGCGGGGCGCCAACTATTTTCCAACATGGACCAATTTAACGACATTTATAAGGTGATGGCCTCCGCCATTCTCAGTGCTTGTACCGTGGCTGCAACGTCATGCGTCCGAAACATCTGTACTCCTGCCTCAAACGCCGTCAGGGTGCAGGCGAGAGCTCCCGGCAGACGGTCTTCGGCGGCAACTCCCAGCAATTTACTTATGAAGGATTTGCGTGAGACGCCGAGCAGCAACGGTCTCTGTAGAGTTGTAAATCTCCTCAGGCTTCCGAGCAACTGCAAATTGTGTTCCAGAGTCTTTCCAAAGCCAATTCCCACATCCAAAATGATCTGTTCCGGACTGATGCCCACTGCCTGCAGGTCAACAATTTTCCCGTTGAGGAAAATCCTAACCTCTTCCACCACGTCCTGATAAGTAGGTTTAACCTGCATGGTTGCCGGGCTGCCTTGCATGTGCATGGCCACATAACCAACCCCGGTCTCAGCCACAATTCGCCACATTTCGCCATCGGTTCGGTTTGCCCCCACATCATTAATGATACTTGCACCCGCCCTCACCGCCGCCCGTGCCACACCAGGCTTAAGGGTGTCGATGGACAGAGGAATGTTGATTTGAGGCACCAAAGCCTCGATAACTGGCATAACCCGCCTCAATTCCTCCTCCTCGCTGACGGGCTCTGCTTTGGGCCGGGTCGATTCTCCTCCCACATCGATGATATCAGCCCCCTGCTCTATCAAGTCCATGGCATGTCTCACGGCCGACGCATTGTCAAAGTACTTCCCGCCATCGGAAAAGGAATCAGGCGTCACATTTACCACCCCCATCACGAGGGACGGTCGCGGAAAAACATATTTAAATTGGCCGGCTCGTAAAATCATCGTCATCGCTGAGTTGGTCTGTCGCCTGGCAGATGCACGCAGCGTGGGTGCCTATATCAATGGCACAAACGCCTGACTCCGTCGACAAAATCCAACGTCTGACTCCAATTTTACTCCGCCCGATTTCTGCTCGACTCAAATTCAATGCTCAGCCCATCCCCGCCATATGACTTCCGCTGCTGAGTTTTTTATCAACCCCAATTCGTCGCTCTCCCCAATAAACAAACCAGCAAAACTGAATTTTGCTTTACTTAGCCCGCTCGATCAGCTCGATCTCGTAGCCCTCAGGTGCATCAACGAAAGCAATGCCGCCGCCCTCCGGGCGCATATGCGGACCGTCAGAGTACTTATATCCCTTCGAGGCCAGATGCTTGCCGAACTCCTCTAGACTGTCCACCTCGAAAGCGAGATGGGTCAGATCCGGTTGCACCTCGACCGGGCCACTGCCGGGAAAATAACAAAGTTCAATCAGTTCTTCACTTTCCGGCGCTTTCATAAATGCCAGTTCCGAGCCACGCGATGACTTATGACGCCGGGTTTCTTCCAAACCGAGAATCTCGCGATAAAACTTCACGGTGCGTTCCAGGTCATTCACACGATAGCGGGTATGCAGGAGTTTCTTCGCAATAGTCATGGCCAAAGAATACCCTTCCTTTGAAAAGTGGCAATTGCATAGAGCGCGACATTTTGGAACCCGGTCGGACCGGGGTGGGTTAATAACCACTTGCCCCTTTCCTTGCTTTTCGATAGGAAAGTGGCCGTGGTACGAATTAGGAATTGGATTGCTGTTTTGTTGTTACTCGGAGTTTTTGCGCCTATTTCTTCCTACGCGCAAATTGACCCCGTCAAACGCGAGTTGGTGCAGATGGGTTATAACCAACCTTTCGAAGGTAAGCCGCCCATTTCCGGTTATGCCTTCCTCTATTATAACCAGCCTTCCTTCATGCGTACCAATCTGACCCTGCGCCTGGCCGTGGCGCCGGTTTATATGGACTCGGAATTGGGATTCAGCGGCCTGCTTTCCGAGCATACTGACCTCGGCATCGGTGTCTTCGGCGGTGGTTTTGCCAACAGCTACTCAGAAATTCGTTCGGGAAAACTTTTTGATGAGGAATCTTTTACAGGTGACGGCGGCGGGGCCGAGGCGAGCATCTATCATTTGTTCAACCCGGACCAACGCATTCCCCTCAACGCGATTATCCGGGGCGAACTCAGCTACGCCGCCTATAGACGGGACAGCGAGACAGCGCCGAACTTTGTGTTGCCCAATGATGGCCCCACCGCCATCGTCCGCACCGGTCTGCGCTGGGGAGGTCGCGAACCATTGCTGACTTCGGATGCCGCCTTGGAACTCTCAGTTTGGTATGAAGGGCAGTTCCGCCTGAATCCCGGCCCCTACGGCTTTGCCGGAGACCGGAATCTCAATCCCAGCTCGCATCTTTTTTGGGGTCGAGCTCTGTTCGCGTACACACTCCCGAAGAGCGGACAGAATATCGCCGTAGCCATTACCACTGGCGCGAGTGTTAATGCCGATCGTCTGAGCGCATTTCGCCTGGGTGGCGTCCTGCCCCTCTCTTCCGAGTTTCCACTGATCCTCCCCGGTTACTATTTCCAGGAAATCAGCGCCACGCGTTTTGCCATGTTGAACGGCAGTTATTCGTTTCCTTTGGATGAACACAAACGCTGGTCCATTACCACCGTCGGCAGTGTCGCGGGTGTGGATTATCTTAAAGGACTAAATCAGCCGAATGACTTTCTTTCGGGCGTGGGGGGAGGCATTACTTATCGCTCTTATTCCGAGGCATGGCAGGCATTCCTGGGCTATTCGTATGGCATAACCGCCATCCGCTCCGGCCATCACGGTGCCAATGCCATTGGCTTGCTCGTGCAGTTTGACCTGGAACGTCACAAGGAAAATTTTTACGACCCGGGTGACCGCACCGGCTTTTCCCGCGGCTTTGATCGCATCATGCGCAGCTTTCAGTGATCAGCGAGCCATCACCTGAAGCACCGCGATCATCGCTTCCCTGCCCGCGATCATTTTCCCAAGTCGTTCTTTTATTGAATTAATGGTGGCTGCTGGTGTCTTGAGATAATGGCATTAGCTTGCCCCATCCTGAAGATGGGTGTATGGATTTGACGGGCATTACTTATGAAAAGACTTCAATTTTTCCGGGTTGCGGCGCTGGGTTTGATTCTTGCAGGAATAATTTCCGGCTGTGGTAAGAATGAGGGAAGTTCATCTGGCACAGGAAGCACAACGCCCCAAAAGTCCGAGAGTGGTCCACTTCCCGAACCGCCGCTGGTTGCCAAATCCGAGCCGGGTGTTCCCGGAGGGCGATTGGTTATTTCCAGTTTTGGCGATCCCAAAACTTTCAATCCCATCACTGCCAACGAAACCTCCTCGACTGACATTATTAACAGGATGTTTGCCGGCTTATTAACTGTTGATGTCCCCACCCAGGAGATCCGTCCCGGCCTCGCGGATACTTGGACGGTTGAACCGGATAACAAAACTTACACATTCCATCTTCGTAAAGGCCTTCGCTGGAGCGACGGCCAGCCCCTCGATGCTGATGACGTCATATTCACATGGAATGATGTCATCTATAATACGAATATTGTTAATGTCGTGGTGGATCAGTTTCGTCTGGGCGGCAAGGATTTCGCCGTAACCAAAGTGGATGACCTAACAATCAAGGTGGTTACCCCGGATATTTACGCTCCCTTCCTGATGTTCTTCGGAGCTGTCGCCATTGTCCCGAAACACATTTTGACCAAGGATGTGGAAGCAAAAAGATTCGAATCGGCTTACGGCATTAATGCCCGGCCGAATGAGGTTGTAAGTAACGGGCCTTTTCGTTTAAGGGATTATAAACCCGGCCAATACACGCGCCTGGAACGCAATCCTCACTTCTTTGAAGTGGACAGCAAAGGTGAAAGACTGCCTTATTTTAACGAAGTGGTGTACACTGTGGTTCCAGACCAGAGCGCGATTTCACTGCGTTTTCTAAGAGGAGAAGCCGACCTCCAGGAACTGGTGCGGCCTGAGGAATACGATCGGTTCAAGGAGGAATCGGCCAAGGGACGTTTCCAACTACTGGATCTTGGGTTGGCTTCAGAACAGGATTCTCTCACTTTTAACCAGAATACAAATTCAAACCCAAAAACCGGGAAGCCCATAGTCGACCCGGTAAAATTGAAATGGTTCCGCAACACTAAATTTCGTCAGGCCATCTCCTTTGCCATTGATCGGGAAGCCATCGTAAGGTCCGCGCTGGGCGGCCACGGCGCTCCCAGATATGGCTTCACTTCACCGCAAAATAAAAAGTGGTTCAACCCGGACATCAAGACTTATCCCTATGATCCAGCCAAGGCCCGCGCACTGCTCGCCGAAATTGGCATCAAGGATCGGGGCGATGGAACGCTTGCTGATTCGGAAGGCCATCCAATCGCATTCGTTATGAACACCAATGCCGGAAATGATCGCCGTCAAAAAAGCGCTGTCATCATTCAGGAGGACTTGAAGCGCCTCGGCATCCAACTGATTTTTCAACCCCTCGAGTTTAACCTTTTGATTGATAAATTCTCGAACTCCTTTGATTACGACTGTATTCTTCTCGGCTGGGCGGGCGGCCCTCCCGATCCCGCCTATGAGATGAATGTAGTAAAATCAAGCGGCTTCAGTCACGAATGGTTCCCACGCCAAAAAACTCCCTCAACTGAATGGGAGGCTCGCATCGACTTTTTGATGGATGAACAGTTGAAGACTCTCGACCAGGCTCAGAGAAAGAAATATTTCGACGAAGTTCAGCTTATCCTTTCCGAGCAGATGCCCATGATTCCGACGGTTTCCATGCAGGCCTACTCTGCAGTCCGTTCCGACATCGGCAACGTTCGCGGAACCACCCTCGACCCAAATCGGCTGACTTGGAATCTGGAAGAACTCTTCTACAAGAAAAAGTAAGTAGACGTTCTCCTCAAACTGTTTCGCTCGTGCAAGACAGAAGCCGCGTGCTTCATCGCGGCAACTGCTCCCGCGCAAACAGAGAATTTCTTTTTACTCATGCAAAATTTCAAAGATCAACCGCCCCTTTCATCTGGGAAAGTCGAAATAACAACCTGCACATCTCCTACGCCAGCATCGCATCAATCGCTTGTCCCTTGCCATCCTTGGTCACGTAGAAAGGCCGTCCCTCGGTGACATAATTCGCATCGGCCGGAATTCCCAAAGTCTTATAAACCGTCGCCAGCACATCGATCAACGGCACCGGATTTTCCACCGCCACCATCGGATGCTCATCCGCGGTTTTGCCGTAAACAAATCCCTTCTTGAACCCTCCGCCGAAAAACATCATGGCGTTGCAACTGCTGAAATGCCCATGGAACCCATACATCTTCTCATTTTCAATGATCAACTTGTCACCTGTGTTCCGCTCCGCAAAACCATCTGGTTCCCGACCCGCCGCCGGAGCCGACGCAATTGTCCTGCCAAACTCCGTGCTGATCATCACCAACGTCCTATCGAGCAAACCTCTCTCATCCAAATCCCGAATCAACTGCGCAATCGGCCGATCAATCTGCTTCTTCATTTCCACCATTCGCTGCTGCCCGCTCTCGTGCATGTCGAAACCCTTGAACGGCCCGTATTGATATTCCACCTGGATATAACGCGCACCCGTCTCAACCAATCTCCGCGCCAGCAGCAACCCATTCGCAAACCGCTTCCCGTGATAATAACCCTTGTCCAACAAATCACTCTCACCAACCTCCGGCTCATACGCCTTCAGCACCTCAGGCTTCTCCTCCTTCTGGTAATCGAAAGCTTTCTTCACCGGCGAATCCATCATTGCCCGCGCGTCAGCCATCACCTTCATGTAATCACTGACCTTGTTCGCGTTCTGCAACTGCTTCTCTTCCAGCCCTGTGATCGCGCGCAGATATTCCTGCCGCCGATCCAGCCGGTCCATTTTCATGTTGCCCACCGCATTTAACGTGGCCAATCCCTTCGCCGGATCAGGAATCATGAACGGTGCATAATTCACTCCGTAAAATCCAGGCCCGATATACTCGCTGATGAACATCTTCTCTTCATCGCTCGTATCAATG
The Pedosphaera parvula Ellin514 DNA segment above includes these coding regions:
- a CDS encoding CdaR family protein; this encodes MAARDYILHNFWWKLLSVLLAALTWFTIQTAFQKDQTLRQSPVITTSTRSFASIPIILQTSAANTNRYRISPVTVTVEVSGTADVLEKLQTKQIQAVVDVSEAAEEKEFRKDIQVQVPKDLKVVSTKPIYVSVERITGQK
- the cdaA gene encoding diadenylate cyclase CdaA, whose translation is MSLNWSMLENSWRPALEISLLAIGIYYTFMLVKGSRGWSVIIGFLLLFLFTIVSWVLKLEVVSWLLGKFFAFSAFAILVIFQPELRRMLSELGNLRLFYTAREQRENIEVIIQTVERLAEVKIGALIALEQAIQLQEVVESGLVVDCEATPEMLETIFFPNNAIHDGGVIIKGDRITYAACIFPLTQRQDLNKTLGTRHRAAIGLTEETDAIVVVVSEETGLTSYAYKGQLVRGVTQEELRAFLTSVFVKSGRSRSLIEWLRKLIGERHIPQAPAVKAGSK
- the folP gene encoding dihydropteroate synthase encodes the protein MGVVNVTPDSFSDGGKYFDNASAVRHAMDLIEQGADIIDVGGESTRPKAEPVSEEEELRRVMPVIEALVPQINIPLSIDTLKPGVARAAVRAGASIINDVGANRTDGEMWRIVAETGVGYVAMHMQGSPATMQVKPTYQDVVEEVRIFLNGKIVDLQAVGISPEQIILDVGIGFGKTLEHNLQLLGSLRRFTTLQRPLLLGVSRKSFISKLLGVAAEDRLPGALACTLTAFEAGVQMFRTHDVAATVQALRMAEAITL
- a CDS encoding VOC family protein, with amino-acid sequence MTIAKKLLHTRYRVNDLERTVKFYREILGLEETRRHKSSRGSELAFMKAPESEELIELCYFPGSGPVEVQPDLTHLAFEVDSLEEFGKHLASKGYKYSDGPHMRPEGGGIAFVDAPEGYEIELIERAK
- a CDS encoding ABC transporter substrate-binding protein, with the translated sequence MKRLQFFRVAALGLILAGIISGCGKNEGSSSGTGSTTPQKSESGPLPEPPLVAKSEPGVPGGRLVISSFGDPKTFNPITANETSSTDIINRMFAGLLTVDVPTQEIRPGLADTWTVEPDNKTYTFHLRKGLRWSDGQPLDADDVIFTWNDVIYNTNIVNVVVDQFRLGGKDFAVTKVDDLTIKVVTPDIYAPFLMFFGAVAIVPKHILTKDVEAKRFESAYGINARPNEVVSNGPFRLRDYKPGQYTRLERNPHFFEVDSKGERLPYFNEVVYTVVPDQSAISLRFLRGEADLQELVRPEEYDRFKEESAKGRFQLLDLGLASEQDSLTFNQNTNSNPKTGKPIVDPVKLKWFRNTKFRQAISFAIDREAIVRSALGGHGAPRYGFTSPQNKKWFNPDIKTYPYDPAKARALLAEIGIKDRGDGTLADSEGHPIAFVMNTNAGNDRRQKSAVIIQEDLKRLGIQLIFQPLEFNLLIDKFSNSFDYDCILLGWAGGPPDPAYEMNVVKSSGFSHEWFPRQKTPSTEWEARIDFLMDEQLKTLDQAQRKKYFDEVQLILSEQMPMIPTVSMQAYSAVRSDIGNVRGTTLDPNRLTWNLEELFYKKK
- a CDS encoding DUF1501 domain-containing protein, whose amino-acid sequence is MKTKINRREFIQTGAMAAAGLSAMGLAHGAETEKAIKKLVPKADAIIHIWLPGGVAQTDTWDPKKYTPYRQGMKGSELLGTCEPIPTSADGIFLGKGLENMAKVMNKATVLRSLTSDTKFGAVHLKAQYYAMTGYLFPSGVKTPSVGAAIARTLGRRDPNVPPYIYIGRDIDTSDEEKMFISEYIGPGFYGVNYAPFMIPDPAKGLATLNAVGNMKMDRLDRRQEYLRAITGLEEKQLQNANKVSDYMKVMADARAMMDSPVKKAFDYQKEEKPEVLKAYEPEVGESDLLDKGYYHGKRFANGLLLARRLVETGARYIQVEYQYGPFKGFDMHESGQQRMVEMKKQIDRPIAQLIRDLDERGLLDRTLVMISTEFGRTIASAPAAGREPDGFAERNTGDKLIIENEKMYGFHGHFSSCNAMMFFGGGFKKGFVYGKTADEHPMVAVENPVPLIDVLATVYKTLGIPADANYVTEGRPFYVTKDGKGQAIDAMLA